GCGGAATGCTGTGCGCCCCCGTCGCCGGGCTGGTCGTCGGGGCGGGCGCGGCGCTGGTGGGCGTGACACTGCTCGCGATGGGCGCGGGCCCTCTGCTGGCCGCCGTCGCCACCGCCGCCGTACCGGCCGCGCTCACCCGCGGTCTGCATCTCGACGGACTCGCCGACACCGCGGACGGCCTCGGCAGCGGCAAGCCCGCCGAGGACGCGCTGCGCGTCATGAAGCAGTCCGACATCGGCCCGTTCGGCGTGATCACCCTGCTCTTCGTGCTGCTGGCGCAGGTCGCCGCGCTCTTCCAGGCCTACGAGGCCTCGTGGGCGCGGGGTGTGCTCGCGGCCGTCGTCTCGGCGACCGCGGCCCGTCTCGTCCTCACCCTGGCCGCGCGCACCGGGGTGCCCCCGGCCCGCCCCGAGGGCCTGGGTGCCGCGGTCGCGGGCACGGTGCCCGTGCGCGGCGCCCTGCTGGTGGCCCTCGCCGTCACCGTCGCGGCGGCCGGCGCCGGCGCGCTCCTCGGCAGGTACGACCTCGTACGCGCCCCCCTGGCCGTCGTCGCGGCCTGCGCGAGCGCCGAACTGCTCCTGC
This portion of the Streptomyces mirabilis genome encodes:
- a CDS encoding adenosylcobinamide-GDP ribazoletransferase, producing the protein MSRTPLPHGLRFAFGTLTVLPVTVTRWDREAARGGMLCAPVAGLVVGAGAALVGVTLLAMGAGPLLAAVATAAVPAALTRGLHLDGLADTADGLGSGKPAEDALRVMKQSDIGPFGVITLLFVLLAQVAALFQAYEASWARGVLAAVVSATAARLVLTLAARTGVPPARPEGLGAAVAGTVPVRGALLVALAVTVAAAGAGALLGRYDLVRAPLAVVAACASAELLLRHCTRRFGGITGDVFGGLAETAATTALVALSLG